In Methylobacterium aquaticum, the following are encoded in one genomic region:
- the pssA gene encoding CDP-diacylglycerol--serine O-phosphatidyltransferase: protein MDDLFPPFAPEPNEPKSTDSKSVEPRSRRFKAVPVRMIIPNMITLMAVCLGLTAVRLAFEGKFEPAVIAIIAAAVLDGVDGRVARLLKGTSRFGAELDSLADFVNFGCAPALILYTFVLHNLKSLGWIVALIFAIAMALRLARFNVMLDDPNRPEWKKDFFVGMPAPAGALTVMLPLYLHFLGFEMSPALAPVALIYMLVIALMVISTVPTFSGKTVGKRVPREYVLPIFVVTVAAFGLLISFPFEILALLSFGYLCAIPVGAAQYRRKLKAEATGGDAPAA from the coding sequence ATGGACGACCTCTTCCCGCCCTTCGCGCCGGAGCCGAACGAGCCCAAATCGACCGACTCCAAGTCCGTCGAGCCCCGGTCGCGCCGGTTCAAGGCGGTGCCGGTGCGGATGATCATCCCCAACATGATCACCCTGATGGCGGTCTGCCTCGGGCTCACCGCCGTGCGTCTCGCCTTCGAGGGCAAGTTCGAGCCGGCGGTGATCGCCATCATCGCCGCCGCGGTGCTCGACGGCGTCGACGGGCGGGTGGCGCGCCTGCTCAAGGGCACCTCGCGCTTCGGTGCCGAGCTCGATTCGCTGGCCGACTTCGTCAATTTCGGCTGCGCCCCGGCGCTGATCCTCTACACCTTCGTGCTGCACAACCTGAAGTCGCTCGGCTGGATCGTCGCCCTGATCTTCGCCATCGCGATGGCCCTGCGGCTCGCCCGCTTCAACGTGATGCTGGACGATCCCAACCGGCCGGAATGGAAGAAGGACTTCTTCGTCGGCATGCCGGCCCCGGCCGGCGCGCTGACGGTGATGCTGCCGCTCTACCTGCACTTCCTCGGCTTCGAGATGTCGCCGGCGCTGGCCCCGGTGGCGCTGATCTACATGCTGGTGATAGCCCTGATGGTGATCTCCACCGTGCCGACCTTCTCGGGCAAGACCGTCGGCAAGCGGGTGCCGCGGGAATACGTGCTGCCGATCTTCGTCGTGACGGTGGCGGCGTTCGGGCTCCTGATCAGCTTCCCGTTCGAGATCCTGGCGCTCCTGAGCTTCGGCTATCTGTGCGCGATCCCGGTCGGCGCCGCCCAGTACCGGCGCAAGCTCAAGGCCGAGGCGACGGGCGGCGACGCTCCGGCGGCGTGA
- a CDS encoding DegT/DnrJ/EryC1/StrS family aminotransferase, which produces MGELTELFREIEAAGRFSNYGPINQRLERALARELFGDVGACVTVCNATLGLMLAIRQAVGEPDPRRRYALMPAFTFAATAQAALWCGLTPLLCDIDPETWLAAPGAEEELVARYGEDIAVVVPCTTFGAPIDFAHYDRLAHATGAAIVVDAAAAVGSRDHAGLNLGAGQARPSVFSMHATKPFATLEGGFVYSADPERIRDLRAMANFGFVAGRSAVMPGLNAKLNEVTAAMGLAQLDRLAGIVAHREALAAAYRAALPDFLFQRAAVAVQAHVFLPALAPRPGRAGRDAFIRRAAAAGIEIGAYYDPHLGAQPYFRQTCRSGPLPMADAVSDRMLSLPLHDAMTVADVQRVAAALRAIWLQEVDR; this is translated from the coding sequence TTGGGCGAGCTGACGGAACTCTTCCGGGAGATCGAGGCGGCCGGCCGCTTCTCCAATTACGGTCCGATCAACCAGCGGCTCGAGCGGGCGCTGGCCCGGGAGCTGTTCGGGGATGTCGGGGCCTGCGTCACGGTCTGCAACGCGACCCTCGGGCTGATGCTGGCGATCCGGCAGGCGGTCGGTGAGCCGGATCCGCGGCGGCGCTACGCCCTGATGCCGGCCTTCACCTTCGCCGCCACCGCGCAGGCCGCCCTGTGGTGCGGCCTCACCCCCCTGCTCTGCGACATCGATCCCGAGACGTGGCTCGCCGCGCCCGGTGCCGAGGAGGAACTCGTCGCCCGCTACGGCGAGGACATCGCCGTGGTGGTGCCATGCACGACGTTCGGCGCGCCGATCGACTTCGCGCATTACGACCGCCTGGCCCACGCGACGGGGGCCGCCATCGTGGTCGATGCCGCGGCGGCGGTGGGAAGCCGCGATCACGCGGGGCTGAACCTCGGCGCCGGGCAGGCCCGGCCCAGCGTCTTCTCGATGCATGCCACGAAGCCCTTCGCCACGCTCGAGGGCGGCTTCGTCTATTCCGCCGATCCGGAGCGGATCCGCGACCTGCGCGCCATGGCGAATTTCGGCTTCGTGGCCGGTCGCTCGGCCGTGATGCCCGGCCTCAACGCCAAGCTGAACGAGGTCACGGCGGCGATGGGCCTCGCCCAGCTCGACCGGCTCGCCGGGATCGTCGCGCACCGGGAAGCCCTGGCCGCGGCCTATCGGGCGGCCCTGCCGGACTTCCTGTTCCAGCGCGCCGCCGTTGCCGTCCAGGCGCACGTGTTCCTGCCGGCCCTGGCTCCGCGGCCGGGCCGTGCCGGGCGCGACGCGTTCATCCGCCGGGCCGCGGCGGCGGGGATCGAGATCGGGGCCTATTACGACCCGCATCTCGGCGCCCAGCCCTATTTCCGGCAGACCTGCCGGTCCGGCCCGCTTCCGATGGCCGACGCCGTGAGCGACCGGATGCTGTCGCTGCCCCTGCACGACGCGATGACGGTCGCGGACGTCCAGCGCGTCGCGGCCGCGCTGCGGGCGATCTGGCTGCAGGAGGTCGACCGATGA
- a CDS encoding class I SAM-dependent methyltransferase, translating into MSHRPTAAEAVALYDAFARDYDHRFDTEPMRRIYERLAWERVAALLPAAPGRVVDVGCGTGRNAERLRALGHAVVGIEPSPEMRAVLADKPALAEGFTLRPETMEDAPLPEAGADAVLAMGSLQYAADPRMAVARFVRWVRPGAPVCVLVDSSVALTFELLRLGRGDEALVRLEEGCGVFVHAGRRSGVHLFDAGGITALLREAGLARVGACGILISASAQGREGCAAAIRADEEGVLALERRLQAVPALTDAGKHILAWGYRDPA; encoded by the coding sequence ATGAGCCACCGCCCGACCGCGGCCGAGGCGGTGGCGCTCTACGACGCCTTCGCGCGCGATTACGACCACCGCTTCGACACCGAGCCGATGCGCCGGATCTACGAGCGCTTGGCCTGGGAGCGGGTGGCGGCCCTGCTGCCGGCCGCGCCCGGCCGGGTCGTCGATGTCGGCTGCGGCACCGGGCGCAACGCCGAGCGGCTGCGTGCCCTCGGGCATGCGGTCGTCGGCATCGAGCCGTCGCCGGAGATGCGGGCGGTGCTCGCCGACAAGCCCGCCCTCGCCGAGGGCTTCACCCTGCGGCCGGAGACGATGGAGGACGCCCCGCTCCCCGAGGCCGGGGCCGATGCGGTCCTCGCCATGGGGTCCCTGCAATACGCCGCCGACCCGCGGATGGCGGTGGCGCGCTTCGTGCGCTGGGTCCGGCCCGGTGCTCCCGTCTGCGTCCTCGTCGATTCGAGCGTCGCCCTCACCTTCGAGCTCCTGCGCCTCGGTCGCGGCGACGAGGCGCTGGTGCGCCTCGAGGAGGGTTGCGGCGTCTTCGTCCATGCCGGCCGGCGCTCCGGCGTGCATCTGTTCGATGCCGGAGGCATCACCGCGCTCCTGCGGGAGGCGGGCCTCGCGCGGGTCGGGGCGTGCGGGATCCTGATCTCGGCGAGCGCCCAGGGCCGCGAGGGCTGCGCCGCGGCGATCCGTGCCGACGAGGAGGGGGTGCTCGCCCTGGAGCGCCGCCTGCAGGCGGTGCCGGCGCTGACCGATGCGGGCAAGCACATCCTGGCCTGGGGCTACCGCGACCCGGCCTGA
- a CDS encoding glycosyltransferase family 2 protein, producing MQIHLYCMCLNEAKIIPYFLSHYRDIATKIYVFDNGSTDDSLHLLAGDERITVAPVETRHESFADTYTSLMNNAWKPSREKADWVITAEMDEHLHHPDLPAYLRQCRTDGITLLTSVGYNMITEAFPTDPRPLWRQIVRGARAPDYDKPAVFDPQAIVEINYRHGRHAADPTGRVTPEARRQVKLLHYKSLGLDYVCERNDTLAVGLKAVDLQTGRGAHYLRDQARTRADFETIRAQARRVPGLRLDGVAPEPTFEDEVDLLDRSGLFDPVHYLAQNGDVASAGIDPLVHFCTFGWREDRAPNRHFAPRWYHRIYRHEVSDEVNPLLDYVLEGERLGRFPGPDFDPELYRLAERLNPSESPLRHLLASERRPRKPA from the coding sequence ATGCAGATCCACCTGTATTGCATGTGCCTCAACGAGGCGAAGATCATTCCATATTTTCTGTCGCATTATCGTGATATTGCTACGAAGATTTACGTTTTCGACAACGGATCGACCGACGACAGCCTGCATCTCCTGGCCGGCGACGAGCGGATCACGGTCGCGCCGGTGGAAACCCGGCACGAATCCTTCGCCGACACCTACACGTCGCTGATGAACAACGCCTGGAAGCCGTCACGGGAGAAAGCGGACTGGGTCATCACCGCGGAGATGGACGAGCATCTCCATCATCCGGACCTGCCGGCCTATCTCCGGCAATGCCGGACGGACGGGATCACGCTGCTGACCAGCGTCGGCTACAACATGATCACCGAGGCGTTCCCCACCGATCCCAGGCCTCTCTGGCGCCAGATCGTACGCGGGGCCCGCGCCCCGGATTACGACAAGCCGGCCGTCTTCGACCCGCAGGCGATCGTCGAGATCAACTACCGCCACGGCCGTCACGCCGCCGACCCGACGGGCCGCGTCACGCCCGAGGCGCGACGGCAGGTCAAGCTCCTGCACTACAAGAGCCTCGGGCTCGATTACGTCTGCGAGCGCAACGACACCCTGGCGGTCGGCCTCAAGGCGGTGGACCTCCAGACCGGGCGCGGCGCGCATTACCTGCGCGACCAGGCCCGGACGAGGGCCGATTTCGAGACGATCCGCGCCCAGGCCCGCAGGGTGCCGGGCCTGCGCCTCGACGGCGTGGCGCCGGAGCCGACCTTCGAGGACGAGGTGGACCTGCTGGACCGCTCGGGCCTGTTCGACCCGGTCCACTACCTCGCCCAGAACGGCGACGTCGCCTCCGCCGGCATCGATCCGCTGGTGCATTTCTGCACATTCGGATGGCGCGAGGATCGGGCCCCCAACCGGCACTTCGCGCCGCGCTGGTACCACAGGATCTACCGGCACGAGGTCTCGGACGAGGTCAATCCGCTGCTGGACTACGTCCTCGAGGGAGAGCGGCTCGGCCGCTTCCCGGGCCCGGATTTCGACCCGGAACTGTACCGGCTGGCCGAGCGCCTGAATCCCAGCGAGAGCCCGCTGCGCCACCTGCTGGCGTCGGAGCGGCGGCCGCGCAAGCCGGCCTGA
- the tam gene encoding trans-aconitate 2-methyltransferase — protein MADWDTGQYLKFADERTRPAADLLARVPLDAPARVVDLGCGPGNSTALLSARFPHAAITGLDSSPAMLEEARRTLPALTFVEADLATWAPDVPPDLIFANAVLQWLPDHAALLPRLAGFLAPGGCLAVQVPDNLDEPSHRLMRAVGEEDPFRETLSGAAGARTTLGTVQDYDAWLSRAGCTVDLWRTTYIHPLRGHRGIVEWVRSTGLRPFLAPLDPGGQAAYLARYEDALRRAYPMQDDGRVLLPFPRLFIVARRN, from the coding sequence ATGGCGGATTGGGATACGGGCCAGTACCTGAAATTCGCCGACGAGCGCACGCGGCCGGCCGCCGACCTGCTCGCCCGGGTGCCGCTCGACGCGCCCGCCCGGGTGGTCGATCTCGGCTGCGGGCCGGGCAACAGCACCGCGCTCCTCTCGGCGCGGTTTCCGCACGCCGCGATCACCGGCCTCGATTCCTCGCCCGCCATGCTGGAAGAGGCGCGCCGGACCCTGCCCGCCCTCACCTTCGTCGAGGCCGACCTCGCCACCTGGGCGCCGGACGTCCCGCCCGACCTGATCTTCGCCAATGCCGTGCTGCAATGGCTGCCCGACCACGCCGCCCTGCTGCCGCGCCTCGCCGGTTTCCTGGCGCCGGGCGGCTGCCTCGCCGTGCAGGTGCCGGACAATCTCGACGAGCCGTCCCACCGGCTGATGCGCGCGGTGGGGGAGGAAGACCCGTTCCGCGAGACGCTCTCCGGCGCCGCCGGCGCGCGGACCACGCTCGGCACGGTCCAGGATTACGATGCGTGGCTGTCGCGGGCGGGCTGCACCGTGGATCTGTGGCGCACCACCTACATCCACCCGCTGCGCGGGCATCGCGGCATCGTCGAGTGGGTGCGCTCGACGGGATTGCGGCCGTTCCTGGCACCGCTCGATCCGGGGGGTCAGGCCGCCTATCTCGCCCGCTACGAGGATGCCTTGCGCCGGGCCTATCCGATGCAGGACGACGGGCGGGTGCTGCTGCCGTTCCCGCGGCTGTTCATCGTAGCGCGGCGGAACTAA
- the mscL gene encoding large conductance mechanosensitive channel protein MscL, with amino-acid sequence MIEEFKKFALRGNVVDLAIGVVIGAAFGAIVTSLVQDVIMPVVGAITGGLDFSNYYLPLSSKVQSGLAYAEAKKQGAVLGYGQFVTVALNFLIVAFVLFLVIRGMNQLVRREEVKKEDPADVKILTEIRDLLAARR; translated from the coding sequence ATGATCGAGGAATTCAAGAAATTCGCCCTGCGCGGCAACGTCGTCGATCTGGCGATCGGCGTGGTGATCGGCGCGGCCTTCGGGGCGATCGTCACCTCGCTGGTGCAGGACGTGATCATGCCGGTGGTCGGCGCGATCACCGGCGGCCTCGACTTTTCCAACTACTACCTGCCGCTCTCCTCGAAGGTGCAGAGCGGGCTGGCCTATGCCGAGGCCAAGAAGCAGGGCGCGGTGCTCGGCTACGGCCAGTTCGTCACCGTGGCGCTGAACTTCCTGATCGTCGCCTTCGTGCTGTTCCTGGTCATCCGCGGCATGAACCAGCTGGTCCGGCGCGAGGAGGTCAAGAAGGAGGACCCGGCCGACGTGAAGATCCTGACCGAGATCAGGGACCTGCTCGCGGCGCGGCGGTAA
- a CDS encoding DUF1236 domain-containing protein, with protein sequence MKKTLLAAAALALSLPMAAQAQGLIPGAQRGAEDGAAAAGPVGAIVGGAVGAATGAVGGLLGVDDRPRFRSYAVRQHRSYDWDGDVAVGTVLPSSGVSYYEVPADYGIRGRRYTVVNDRVVLVDPGTRRIVQVID encoded by the coding sequence ATGAAGAAGACCCTCCTGGCCGCCGCCGCCCTTGCCCTGTCCTTGCCGATGGCTGCCCAGGCCCAGGGCCTGATCCCGGGCGCCCAGCGTGGGGCCGAGGACGGCGCGGCTGCGGCCGGCCCGGTCGGCGCGATCGTCGGCGGTGCCGTGGGCGCCGCGACGGGTGCCGTCGGTGGCCTGCTGGGCGTCGACGACCGCCCGCGCTTCCGCTCCTACGCCGTGCGCCAGCACCGCTCCTACGACTGGGACGGCGACGTGGCCGTCGGCACCGTGCTGCCCTCCTCGGGCGTGAGCTACTACGAGGTCCCGGCCGATTACGGCATCCGCGGCCGCCGCTACACCGTGGTCAACGACCGCGTCGTGCTGGTCGATCCGGGTACCCGCCGCATCGTGCAGGTGATCGACTGA
- a CDS encoding sigma-70 family RNA polymerase sigma factor, with translation MTRDIVPNPSSPIPSAEDRPGLSANIRSHLGTQLRATYEALGDADPDNRFADLVARLEAALKAQGEIVRPEFRDGLLQAVPSLRAFALSLTSNPARADDLVQDTLLKGWQHRARFQPGTNLNAWLFTILRNIFYSDHRKRVREVEDQDGSYAARLATAPHQGDRLDVEDLQSALAKLPPDQREALVLVGAEGVSYEEAAAIMGCKVGTVKSRVSRARGRLAELLGYDEEDLGTDRLIQSAMPKDA, from the coding sequence ATGACGCGAGACATCGTCCCGAATCCGTCGTCCCCGATTCCGTCGGCGGAGGACCGCCCCGGGCTGTCGGCCAACATCCGGTCGCATCTCGGCACCCAGCTGCGGGCCACCTACGAGGCCCTGGGCGACGCCGATCCGGACAACCGGTTCGCCGATCTCGTCGCGCGCCTCGAAGCGGCGCTGAAGGCGCAGGGCGAGATCGTCCGGCCGGAATTCCGCGACGGGCTCCTGCAGGCGGTGCCGTCCCTGCGCGCCTTCGCGCTGTCGCTCACCAGCAATCCGGCCCGGGCCGACGACCTGGTGCAGGACACGCTGCTGAAGGGCTGGCAGCACCGGGCCCGGTTCCAGCCCGGCACCAACCTGAACGCCTGGCTGTTCACGATCCTGCGCAACATCTTCTACTCCGACCACCGCAAGCGGGTGCGCGAGGTCGAGGACCAGGACGGCTCCTACGCCGCGCGGCTCGCCACCGCGCCGCACCAGGGCGACCGGCTCGATGTCGAGGACCTGCAGAGCGCGCTCGCCAAGCTGCCGCCGGACCAGCGCGAGGCCCTGGTCCTCGTCGGCGCCGAGGGCGTCTCCTACGAGGAGGCGGCGGCGATCATGGGCTGCAAGGTCGGCACGGTGAAGAGCCGCGTCAGCCGCGCCCGCGGCCGGCTGGCGGAATTGCTGGGCTACGACGAGGAAGACCTCGGCACCGACCGTCTGATCCAGTCGGCGATGCCGAAAGACGCCTGA
- a CDS encoding class II glutamine amidotransferase: protein MCELLGMSANVPTDIRFSFAGLARRGGETGPHQDGWGISFYEGRGSRSFHDPEPSARSEIARLLRQYPIKSRIVIAHVRRANRGRVALENTHPFSRELWGRTFTFAHNGQLKGVKRLKLGRFKPVGTTDSEHAFCWMLGRLEERWGSLPKPTRLDGAVRELCAELHGLGVFNMLLSDSRTLYAHCGKRLCTLTRRAPFGTATLIDEDWRVDFAQETTPDDIVTVVATRPLTRDENWTDLAPGEVLAFRLGVPDGDENAAGAGG, encoded by the coding sequence ATGTGCGAATTGCTCGGCATGAGCGCCAACGTCCCGACCGATATCCGCTTCAGCTTCGCGGGCCTGGCGCGCCGCGGCGGCGAGACCGGGCCGCATCAGGACGGCTGGGGCATCTCGTTCTACGAAGGCCGTGGGAGCCGCAGCTTCCACGACCCGGAACCGAGCGCCCGCTCGGAGATCGCCCGGCTGTTGCGGCAATACCCAATCAAGAGCCGGATCGTGATCGCCCATGTCCGGCGGGCCAATCGCGGCCGGGTGGCGCTCGAGAACACCCACCCGTTCAGCCGCGAATTGTGGGGGCGCACCTTCACCTTCGCGCATAACGGCCAGCTGAAGGGCGTGAAGCGCCTGAAGCTCGGCCGCTTCAAGCCCGTCGGCACCACCGACAGCGAGCACGCCTTCTGCTGGATGCTGGGGCGGCTCGAGGAGCGCTGGGGCAGCCTGCCCAAGCCCACCCGCCTCGACGGGGCGGTGCGGGAACTCTGCGCCGAATTGCACGGGCTCGGGGTGTTCAACATGCTGCTCTCCGACAGCCGCACCCTCTACGCCCATTGCGGCAAGCGCCTCTGCACCCTGACCCGGCGGGCGCCGTTCGGCACCGCGACGCTGATCGACGAGGATTGGCGGGTGGATTTCGCGCAGGAGACCACGCCCGACGACATCGTGACCGTGGTGGCGACCCGGCCGCTGACCCGCGACGAGAACTGGACCGACCTCGCCCCCGGCGAGGTGCTGGCCTTCCGCCTCGGCGTGCCGGACGGGGACGAGAACGCGGCCGGCGCCGGGGGCTGA
- a CDS encoding oxidase encodes MFGTSDERRILWRHMREPVLTACALLVMLGINVGLGAALPFPHVWIVELLVASAMVVTILLFSMEVRHEPPLVKLFAGIGFFWVGILFTMTLVDYLSRG; translated from the coding sequence ATGTTCGGCACCAGCGACGAACGCCGCATCCTCTGGCGGCACATGCGCGAGCCGGTCCTGACGGCGTGTGCGCTCCTGGTGATGCTCGGGATCAATGTGGGGTTGGGCGCCGCCCTCCCCTTCCCGCATGTCTGGATCGTCGAGCTTCTGGTGGCGAGCGCCATGGTGGTGACGATCCTCTTGTTCTCGATGGAGGTCCGCCACGAGCCGCCCCTGGTGAAGCTGTTTGCCGGCATCGGCTTCTTCTGGGTCGGCATCCTGTTCACCATGACGCTGGTGGATTACCTGTCGCGAGGGTAA
- a CDS encoding cytochrome c oxidase subunit 3 translates to MSAGATDGAVGVKLVSHFATVEQQKRAAVLGMWAWLLTELLLFAGLFLTALILRLLHPEAIQEAARHLKFWIGATNTVVLIGSSLTMSGAIQLSRLGWQRGMVRFMLATAALGTLFLLLKGYEYYADYQEHMMPFLSDRPYELKDSPPSRLFVNLYYVATSLHGLHLMTGITILLVMSWQASRPGFLSVHQNRIEIFGLYWHFIDLIWILAFPILYVLNR, encoded by the coding sequence GTGAGCGCGGGAGCGACCGACGGCGCGGTGGGCGTCAAGCTCGTCTCGCACTTCGCGACCGTCGAGCAGCAGAAGCGCGCCGCCGTGCTCGGCATGTGGGCCTGGCTCTTGACCGAGCTCCTGCTCTTCGCCGGCCTGTTCCTGACGGCGCTGATCCTGCGCCTGCTCCATCCGGAGGCGATCCAGGAGGCGGCGCGGCACCTCAAGTTCTGGATCGGCGCCACCAACACCGTGGTGCTGATCGGCTCCAGCCTGACCATGTCGGGGGCGATCCAGCTCTCGCGCCTCGGCTGGCAGCGCGGCATGGTCCGGTTCATGCTCGCGACCGCCGCTCTGGGCACGCTGTTCCTGTTGCTCAAGGGCTACGAATATTACGCTGACTACCAGGAACACATGATGCCGTTCCTGTCCGACCGGCCCTACGAGCTGAAGGATTCACCGCCCTCGCGGCTATTCGTGAACCTCTACTACGTCGCGACCTCCCTGCACGGCCTCCACCTGATGACCGGCATCACCATCCTGCTGGTGATGTCCTGGCAGGCGAGCCGGCCGGGTTTCTTGAGCGTCCATCAGAACCGGATCGAGATCTTCGGACTCTACTGGCACTTCATCGACCTGATCTGGATCCTCGCCTTCCCGATCCTCTACGTACTCAACCGGTAG
- a CDS encoding cytochrome c oxidase subunit I — protein MHAEHTLRSWFFTTDHKRIALLYLASITAFFVIGAVTAGLVRLALVVPDGQVFTNDTYNKLFTIHGVVMVWFFLIPSIPATFGNFLIPLMIGARDLAFPKLNLASWYVFMTGALFTLASVVLGGVDTGWTFYTPLSTAFSNTWVVPALIGVTIVGFSSILTGLNFVVTIHTMRAPGMTWFRLPIFVWTHYATSLIFLLATPVITVALILLIAERAFHIGVFDPAYGGDPVLFQHLFWFYSHPAVYIMVLPGMGVISEIVPAFAQKKLFGYKFVAYAAIGLASVTFFVWGHHMFVNGQSDFASVAFSVLSFAVAVPSAVKVYNWTATIHKGSLKLDTPMLYAMGYIGLFVLGGLTGLYLATLAINQHVHATYFVVAHFHYIMVGGTVLAFLGGLHFWWPKITGRMYIEAWGRISAFLIFIGFNVTFFPQFILGYLGMPRRYHVYPPEFQFLNILSSAGSTILAVGYLFPMVYLVYSIWFGKRAPANPWDAKGLEWTVPSPPPAHNFLTEPVAPKIPYDYPLQARETGRQHS, from the coding sequence CTGCATGCCGAGCACACCCTGCGCTCGTGGTTCTTCACCACCGACCACAAGCGCATCGCGCTCCTGTATCTCGCCAGCATCACCGCCTTCTTCGTCATCGGCGCGGTGACGGCGGGCCTCGTGCGCCTGGCGCTCGTCGTCCCCGACGGGCAGGTCTTCACCAACGACACCTACAACAAGCTGTTCACGATCCACGGGGTCGTGATGGTGTGGTTCTTCCTGATCCCCTCGATCCCCGCGACCTTCGGCAACTTCCTGATCCCGCTGATGATCGGCGCGCGGGACCTCGCCTTCCCGAAATTGAACCTCGCCTCCTGGTACGTGTTCATGACGGGCGCCCTGTTCACGCTGGCGAGCGTGGTCTTAGGCGGCGTCGACACCGGCTGGACCTTCTACACGCCGCTCTCCACCGCCTTCTCGAATACCTGGGTGGTGCCGGCACTGATCGGCGTGACGATCGTCGGCTTCTCGTCGATCCTGACCGGCCTCAACTTCGTGGTGACGATCCACACCATGCGGGCGCCGGGCATGACCTGGTTCCGGCTGCCGATCTTCGTCTGGACCCACTACGCCACCAGCCTGATCTTCCTGCTCGCCACCCCGGTCATCACCGTGGCGCTGATCCTGCTCATCGCCGAGCGCGCCTTCCATATCGGGGTGTTCGATCCGGCCTATGGCGGCGATCCGGTGCTGTTCCAGCACCTGTTCTGGTTCTACTCGCACCCGGCGGTCTACATCATGGTGCTGCCGGGCATGGGGGTGATCTCCGAGATCGTCCCGGCCTTCGCCCAGAAGAAGCTGTTCGGCTACAAGTTCGTCGCCTATGCGGCGATCGGGCTCGCCTCGGTGACCTTCTTCGTCTGGGGCCACCACATGTTCGTCAACGGGCAGAGCGACTTTGCCAGCGTGGCGTTCTCGGTGCTCAGCTTCGCGGTGGCGGTGCCGTCGGCGGTCAAGGTCTACAACTGGACCGCGACGATCCACAAGGGCTCGCTCAAGCTCGACACGCCGATGCTCTACGCCATGGGCTATATCGGGCTGTTCGTCCTCGGCGGCCTGACGGGTCTTTATCTCGCGACGCTCGCCATCAACCAGCACGTCCACGCCACCTACTTCGTCGTGGCGCATTTCCACTACATCATGGTCGGCGGCACGGTGCTGGCGTTCCTCGGCGGCCTGCATTTCTGGTGGCCGAAGATCACCGGGCGGATGTATATCGAGGCCTGGGGCCGGATCTCCGCTTTCCTGATCTTCATCGGCTTCAACGTCACCTTCTTCCCGCAATTCATCCTCGGCTATCTCGGGATGCCGCGGCGCTACCACGTCTATCCGCCGGAATTCCAGTTCCTCAACATCCTGTCCTCGGCGGGCTCGACGATCCTGGCGGTCGGCTACCTCTTCCCGATGGTCTATCTCGTCTACTCGATCTGGTTCGGGAAGCGGGCCCCGGCCAACCCCTGGGACGCCAAGGGCCTGGAATGGACCGTGCCCTCGCCGCCGCCGGCCCACAACTTCCTCACCGAGCCGGTGGCGCCGAAGATCCCCTACGACTATCCGCTCCAGGCCCGCGAGACCGGGAGGCAGCACTCGTGA